One window of Manihot esculenta cultivar AM560-2 chromosome 17, M.esculenta_v8, whole genome shotgun sequence genomic DNA carries:
- the LOC110605563 gene encoding probable WRKY transcription factor 72 — MDNSAALPPLITHKDGSIQDSDIKEDVLESAKAEMGEVREENERLKMMLQQVEKDYQSLKLRFFDILRQETCKKPADSAPSSDETEEPELVSLCLGRTPSEPKRDEKTSNSSKSSRENEELKASLTLGFESKFQTSTELVSNPSPENSLEDLAKEDEAAGETWPPSKVLKRNADDEVAQQNNVKRARVCVRARCDTPTMNDGCQWRKYGQKIAKGNPCPRAYYRCTVAPACPVRKQVQRCAEDMSILITTYEGTHNHPLPVSATAMASTTSAAASMLLSGSSSSQPAFGSHAAATTTTATQLNGLSFSLYDSSTPKQFYLANNSSSPLFPTITLDLTASPSTSSTATPFNNRFSSSISRFPSTNLNFCSSESNIVSEVWGNGYQTRKQLQEQIYEKNHQNQAASQQELTETLTKAITSDPSFRTVIAAAISSMMGGGGGSANSSQGNLRGAESFGQNLKLGEGNNQAIAANLLNLQNGKGCASSYFNGLSASTSQMGSLLQSHALPFSVFNSSSMSANNNNNNKDHKS, encoded by the exons ATGGATAATTCTGCTGCTCTTCCTCCATTGATTACCCATAAAGATGGGTCGATTCAAGACTCTGATATTAAG GAGGACGTACTCGAGTCTGCAAAAGCTGAAATGGGTGAGGTAAGAGAAGAAAACGAAAGATTGAAGATGATGTTACAGCAAGTTGAAAAAGATTACCAATCACTCAAATTACGCTTCTTCGACATCCTTCGCCAAGAAACTTGCAAGAAACCAGCAGATTCAGCCCCATCAAGCGACGAAACCGAAGAGCCTGAGCTCGTCTCACTTTGTCTTGGAAGAACTCCCAGCGAACCTAAACGAGATGAGAAGACAAGCAACTCTAGCAAAAGCAGCAGAGAAAATGAAGAGTTAAAGGCTAGCTTGACTCTTGGGTTCGAGTCCAAATTTCAGACATCTACTGAGCTTGTGTCGAATCCTAGCCCTGAGAATAGTTTAGAAGATTTAGCCAAAGAAGATGAAGCTGCAGGAGAGACATGGCCACCAAGCAAGGTCCTTAAGAGAAATGCAGATGATGAGGTTGCTCAACAAAACAATGTGAAAAGAGCTAGGGTTTGTGTGAGAGCTAGATGCGATACTCCAACG ATGAATGATGGATGCCAATGGAGGAAATATGGCCAAAAGATTGCAAAAGGAAATCCATGTCCTCGAGCATATTATCGTTGTACAGTCGCACCAGCATGTCCAGTAAGAAAACAg GTACAAAGATGTGCTGAGGACATGTCCATCTTGATTACAACCTACGAAGGAACTCACAACCACCCACTTCCTGTTTCAGCCACAGCCATGGCTTCAACAACCTCAGCAGCAGCTTCCATGTTATTATCAGGCTCTTCATCCTCACAGCCAGCCTTTGGCTCCCATGCTGCTGCAACAACAACAACTGCTACTCAACTCAATGGCTTAAGCTTCAGTCTCTACGATAGTTCCACACCAAAACAATTCTACTTAGCAAATAACTCTTCATCACCTTTGTTCCCGACAATTACCTTGGATCTTACAGCTTCTCCCTCCACTTCATCTACTGCAACTCCTTTCAATAATAGATTCTCTTCAAGCATCTCTAGATTCCCTTCAACAAATCTTAACTTTTGTTCCTCGGAATCCAACATAGTATCAGAAGTTTGGGGAAATGGGTACCAAACTAGGAAGCAACTCCAAGAACAAATATATGAAAAGAATCACCAGAACCAAGCAGCTTCTCAACAGGAACTGACAGAAACCTTAACCAAAGCAATAACATCTGATCCAAGTTTCAGAACTGTAATAGCTGCAGCTATTTCCTCAATGATGGGAGGCGGCGGCGGATCTGCAAATTCAAGCCAAGGAAACCTAAGGGGTGCAGAGAGTTTTGGTCAGAATTTGAAGCTGGGAGAAGGTAATAATCAGGCCATTGCTGCAAATTTATTGAACCTGCAGAACGGGAAAGGATGTGCAAGCAGCTACTTCAATGGCTTGTCGGCTTCAACTTCCCAAATgggaagcttgcttcaatctcATGCATTGCCGTTTTCTGTGTTTAATAGTTCCTCCATGTCTgctaataataacaataacaataaGGATCATAAGAGTTGA